The Alphaproteobacteria bacterium genome has a segment encoding these proteins:
- a CDS encoding PAS domain-containing protein: MTRSQSLTGVERTFAKNEVIVSKTDTKGIITYANEVFLKLADYSLQEILGKPHNVIRHPDMPKLVYKLLWERIKSGKEIFAYVVNRSRNGDHYWVFAHITPSFDTAKNIVGAHSNRRCPEPQAIKTITPIYQLLKQEEEKHPMAKDGMAASLALLNSVLAEKGVSYDEFILSL; encoded by the coding sequence ATGACCAGAAGCCAGAGCTTAACAGGAGTTGAGCGTACATTCGCTAAGAATGAAGTGATTGTCAGCAAGACGGATACCAAAGGTATTATCACCTACGCCAACGAGGTCTTTCTGAAACTGGCAGACTATAGTCTTCAGGAAATTCTTGGAAAGCCGCACAATGTTATTCGGCATCCTGATATGCCGAAACTGGTGTATAAATTACTCTGGGAGCGCATCAAAAGCGGTAAGGAAATTTTCGCCTATGTCGTGAATCGTTCAAGGAATGGCGATCACTATTGGGTGTTCGCGCACATCACTCCATCGTTTGATACAGCTAAAAATATCGTAGGTGCCCACTCAAACCGTCGCTGTCCAGAACCGCAGGCGATTAAAACAATCACCCCGATTTATCAGCTCTTGAAACAGGAAGAAGAAAAACACCCCATGGCAAAAGATGGTATGGCGGCTTCACTTGCGCTGCTCAATTCCGTCC